The sequence GGGCATTATAccgcccccccaaaaaaaaacgttagtctTCCCCAGATTGTCTTGAACCCccaatgttaaatatcttaaatggcCTACAATTCCGAAGTTTAGGTattgaagacaatcttgggaaggcctatataacaacgtttttgagGGGGCTGTATAATGGCCCCCGGGGGGAGGATGGAAAAGATTTTTGTTATCCGTTAGTAGTCTGTCGCAACAATCTGGATTTGTTTCCCATTGGACCCTGGGTTTCTTCCAAAATTGGATATGCTTAAACCCACCTGGATTGGTACCTTAACCGTTTAATTCTACCATAAAGGTAGGTGGCTTAAACAAAAAAGTTAGGTTCCCTTACCTTGGACTTATACAAAAAACTTAGTTTGCCTTACATTGGACCCGTTTGCAAATGTTGGGCAAAAAACTTTGACTACTAAACGTGGGGGAATTATGGGAATGTATGTTAAGTGTGTGCGTGGGGAGTTTCCGGGGAAACTAGTATATCTCCAGAACGAAACGTacaattgcaatgatatttggtacacgGTGGTGGCCTGACGGTCAgttttgattttgggcctcctggtgtttgaacttgacactgcacTTGACTATATAGCAATCCTACACCCGGAAGATCGGTAGATGTTTTTGGATATCAATGTTTTCGATAGCCAACGGCTCCCCCGATTTAGATATGCGCGCGCGTACCACTTCCTGGCACCCGTCATCCATAGCGAAAACTCTGAGCGGAGCTCATTTGCATGTACAtaccagtaaaaaaaaacctgtcAAACAGGTGTGGGTGAGGAAACATCAGACAACAACGCCCCGAGCTCATTTCAACCCAACCCTACTCTCGGATACCGTCTGTCCTGCCCTGGTGAGTAGATACATCTATCTATGTTTTAGTATAGCCAGTTATATGACGGTGGCATTGGTGCAAGTATTGAAGAATATGTTACATCCACCATGGTCTGTTGGTGATGCAAATTTGGTACGAGACGATTTGAACAGATATAAGAAGAAAATGAGATCTACACATACGGGAACAGACGATAAAAGTTGCATGCAGGAAGGAATTTAGAGAAGAAACCGCCGATAATGTGTGGAAAAGCCGACCATTTAGAAACAGCAGCGAGTTAGGAGAATATGAGAATGAAgcgagagagaaaaaaaagcaaatgtgACCAGTTACCGACGAATCTGAAGCAGTCAGAgaggcaacaacaacaatgacaacaaatttTGTAGTTGCAATGTGTGTATGTAGCTCAGATATGTAAAAGTAAGAACGCATGTATTCTCATGCTGTGGTGTGTCTAAACATCAGACAACAGACGAGACAACTTAAGTGCAGGTTTCTTTCGCCGATCGATATTTCTATTGAGGGGTTGGGAGCCGCGGCTGTCAGTTTGTATGGTACAAACAGCACAAGGAGGATGatctaaccaaggacgttacagcTGCTGTATTGATCTAACTAACCCACAATAGGACTGGGCGGAAAGTAGGGTACAATCGTTTACAGAAATGGACAGGGACTGCTTGGCCTCAAAAGAATGGTCCTATAgttaatgttatgttcaaatattttgaaacattAATTTGAAAGGTTAATACCCCCGCCTTGTCGAataaggggactttggccaagttaggaataaaagcctagtaggagttaattggtcGAGGACTGTAGACCTGCCTTAtattaggtcgcaaactgtactcctctggtgtgttttctgtcttatttgacCTATGTTTACTATCTGTCCAGTGGCATGTGTagcttggtagaggctacatCGTACTGGTCTTGTCTTGAAAGTCGCTAAAACTAAGTTACtgtaaacaaaagaaatgattaacatactagtacatgcatatgtagcCAAATGAATTGGGTCATTATCACAATAAAGACATGCAGACTGTGAAATTCCCGAAATGCACACAGACAACTGTATTCGACAACTTTTTACACCGAATGACTCACCACGAATATGCACAGACAACTTTATTCGACAATTCTTTACACCAAATGTCTCATTTCCTTTATTGGGTtagtgcaaggaggttaacccaCTTGGTAAGTGGAACAAAAAATATATCCCAAGCTTTTCTGAATGTGGGAATTCGTTTAATTGAATTGTTTGACTCCATTTTCCTTAGATTTTATTTGATTGATTTTTCAGAATTGCCTTTAGCTTGTTAAAGCTGAGATTAGAAGGATGTTAGGCAACGGCAACACTACAAGCAAAGTGGTCTTTGTTGCGTTCGGGTTGATCCTAGGATACAGTCTATCGTTGTTGCAAAACTTCAACACCACAGTCAACATCCTTCCTACCGCCAGCCACGATGTGCCTCTTCGCTCGTCCTTAGACGATTCTTTTCGGTAAGTAAAAACTAAACACTGCTATCTTGTGATACTGTAGACTACAGGACTCAGTTACACTGTATTGGTCATTTTGTTGACGTTCGGATTGCTTCGTTAACGTTGTTAGTAATGTTCAACTTAAAGTTACGAAGCCTTGGCTGCATGTATGATGACTTAATGGCGCGGTCACATacaggtcgtgcgatcgtcgcacgattttgatgccaaaGGGTTTTCatgcaggctgtgacagaaccaaccaccaacaTGGATCAGCCTTTTGTGTAACAAGACttttgaactttgcaggaggcGTATGCTTTTGTAAGCGATCGTAcggcgatcgcacgacctatgtgaccgcgccctaacacTATCAGTGGTAGAGATATGTCATTCATGTGGATTGCCCTTTGTCGCATTTACATGTCTATATCATATTTCCCACTATCCACAATTTTACAACTTTCTCACGCGGCAGCCATGGTTGACCTAAAACAAGGTCAATGAGGCAAGAAAGAAagcttatttctaaaatcagctcccgtCTAAATTTGGTTTTtgcccaaaccacacaaattttcacaatataagatcaaatgataAACATGAAACCTACTGTTGAACACCGAAAAAAAGCagtttagagtagtgtagactgatcggcggtcggttgctagggtattctttcccgttgctagaCGCGTTCGGCAAagtatcgggttacaggagGCCAATATTTTGCTAACcgcaatatactgtaaatgcatttaagttcgcggggatttaatttcgcggtagcgggataaaggacttttcgcggtggttttgatttcacggtagcaccatgtagtctcttactgccacggAAAAATGGAagaaccgcgaacattaaaccaccgcgaatgtttctgcacttacagtaaTTGAAAATAGACGCGTGAATCTCTTTGAAATAACATGAAGTGACTTCATTTACTTGTTGGTATTGTAAGATAAATTGCCGATTTTCGTGAATTTTGCTCCCATATAAAGCCGATTATTCTCTGGTTTAATGGAGGCGCTTTATTTTTCCAAAACATTTGATAAGATTGGCTCCGAATATCACTGGAAATCCCTAAtagtacatatagaatacaacacggtgtattccgtatcacccgaggtaccatgCAGCCTGACCCCGGGTTGGATCGCTTGgactgtattttatttatgtcatacccacctgagaaaacacatgtttcgatgtACGAAATGTAccaaaagttgagaaaattGGTGCCTACGAACAAgcattgttacaacagcaatgttccaacgtccgaatcaggtaatATTCGACTTATCGACCGCGCCACACTGGCGTTCGCAGTATGCTCAATGTAAACgatagaagcctgtgtgataaaacttcgaagcctgtgtgtgGTACGGttttttatcacacggtccagaacacctgtatcgaacgttatcgcggcccaggtatgacatagaaTACTTATTTGTCTTCTAGGTCCCCTGTCCTGTATAGGCCTCCACAAATACCGCAGGGGAAAGAACAGACGCTACAGGAAAAAGATGGTCCACGGAAAATACTGCTGGACTGTGGAGCTAATGTCGCATCTACTGTACAGGTGAGGGAAAAGACTCAGTCATGTTTGGGACAACATTCTTAAATAAGATCTGAAAATCATTTCAGCATTGTTGCTTAACAATATTTATGTGTGTGACTTTACATTTTGGACTGCAGTAGTAGCTCAGTGTTGTTGCTCATCAGTTTCAatttatcttatcttattttgtttcatttatttatctttatttttttctgtttaaacATATACAAAACAATACTTTACATTTGGAACCGCATCATTTAACCACTGTtatggtctcagaacacagtttttcgcctatggggatttacatggttaaggaccccaaagtgaggtggttcgacgactcaaaacctatagaaaggtgcagatacaatttacaagaatttagtatattgaagtcgagggtacgacctacaacatatctgaaaatgagcatagatttgcctgctcgtttttctataaaagacactttgatttgacccccagcggaggtcatggaactgcaggcgacgaccaggaagtgccggtaacagtatcaatgcgcaaattcccgccggccgaagaagcaacgtaatccaattTATACAGTGtcaacaacgatatattcctctaccatttaccacagtttccacctcgctgttgtgcacggaagaataactacggcctttgcaagtacagcggtgcactattttaacccgaactacttttggggacgggggtcgcgtataaatactgtgttctgagaccttatcTGACACTATCTATCAATATAACAATACttcacgtttgggactgcatcactcagttccagtgcactgtgaacctatAACACCTGTGCATTGTAGACCTTGCCAGTATAGCCCTGacgaagatgacagatggtcatcgaaacgtctAAATTCTGCAGGCTACGCACAACATTGCACCTTGTCTATAACCCTTATTTCATTtcgtattgtttttttctttatataactttttattgatttttcaaacacaagatacacatatcatacatagagcGATAatactgaaagtacatgtaggacacaaaagataaataaaaccagAAAACAATGAGGATAACTTATAGCAGTGcacacatttgtatataacaaggaaatgataaacagaagttgtatatatgttattcactattcactgttttaacgataaagctattttcccccatttaccaaagtgttcttttatcttatcCATCCTTTTTGCTATAATATATTCTAGCCTATGGaagtatgacatatatgaaataaaggcTTGTAAATTAAGAGAGCGTTGACggttcttgaaaataaagtgtttgccAAGAAGGATAATCATATTGGCAGAAACTGGGCACCGACAATTCAAATCACCAAAGATAACTTTAAACAGGTTCAGATTTAAATGTTCCCCCGTATTGATGAAAAACCAGTCTTCTATCTTTCgtattgtttttgtcagcagggctaacCCTTTGTATTAAAATAGCCACATGCTAGTTGGGCATCCTctctgtgcgtgctgaacagccaaacaaataaatcaaatctatAGAGAGTGATAGTGATCCCCTATAAAGTGATCCGACATCCTTCAGTATTGTCTGTTTTCTACTGAAGACAAAGAGGCCTTTTTATGAACAACAAATGTGACCTATTTTCTTACTGATGACTGCTGTGGGACTGCAATAATCAATACATCATAgacgctgtacttttgtcgtgtcaataaagattgtattttttttattctcttgGGATGGTACCCATTCATTTGACCCATATCTAACCCCTTGGACATACATTATTATGTCCaatacattcattcataaaatgtTAGGTTACGAGATACGAGCTTAAACGGCTGTATGGATCACTCAAGTTATCTACTTATATTAGCGCTACACTATACACATATATACGGAGAGATACTGGTATTGTATTttatatacaaaaatacaaacataacCTGACtaagcaaaatacacaaatgaagcaagatgtaaacaatactgataacaatatactgaaaacaatattgatattttgtgttctgGACTTCCTCTGGTCATAATTTTTCAGTTCTAGTAGTGACTAGTTCTAGTTCATAGTCTGCGAACTTTCTGGGAGGAATATCACGTAGACGGAGGAGGCGCAGCGTCTGGACTACGTGGTGTGCGATGACAGCTGCAGCAACCTGTTCTTGAATGTGTCCAGTGAGGGGCTGTCGACAATGTGGGCGGAGGGTAGCCTCTATAGCATTTCTAAAATGGCCGGCTatcagagaggccagcaatcagcgacccagtacaaaaagaaatggccagcaaaagtgccaaaaaaaggccatagatagcctgctatggaggctaggcgGAGGGGCTGTTCCACTTGGGAATTGTCCTGGCGTAGAATGCATACTTTGCAGTGTCACACCTGCATCGTAGATTTCTGTACTTGGTTGGCATGGTTTCTGATGTGAGCTTGTTTTCCTTTTGTCTCCACAGTTATTCCGAGAGACCTACCCTGATGGAAGGAATTACATCATCCACTCGTTTGAGCTCGACGTGAGGCTGGCTCCCTACTTTGCATCCTACTCCAACCACGTCCTGCACTGTCCGGTCGCCGTGGCGGGGGAGGACGGTCAGTCATGGCACTGCTAACGcctgttcacctttatccgcgggtttacctatatccgttgcataTAGAATCgggatatttaggaatatcaagtcgatggactgTTATTCGGTTATACGGactgtatgtcatttttgttgtaataaaatactagtaagtTGAAAAACATAActtgaaagctcatctgtgttatTCTtaaaatagttgaactgtaatttgcaACACAagaattggactcacccaaattttcgccATAGACTTcttgcaacctatgatccactgctcactgagtcacgtgttctatctgcataacgtgacgtcgcgacagcagtggattgttcattccttgacaaagactgatgctgtgtaatcgaaaatttgggtccaattttttgtgttggaaattacagaaGTTGAAAAAACAGCTTAATTGATTTTCGAGTTTCTTTTTCAGGAAACATCACTGCCTACGCCGAGTCAGCCTGGAAGCCCGACAAAGGTGCAGTCGCCGGCAAAGATATGCAGTGGGGAGGCGGGGCGATCTACGCCTCAGAGTCAGAGAAGCAGGGTGAAATTCACGGCCGGCGATTCGGCGTAAAGAACGTCATACCGATGGTGGACCTGTCCACGTGGATACAAGAAAACACTGGTATGTTTCAAATGACATACACATGTCAATCATATTCAAACATTATGTGTAGTGCTGttgtataatttttcaaaatctaattTCAAAATCTAACATTGAAATTCTCGACAAAAATGAATCAAATACTTGTTCACAGTTGACGCATATATGATGTGATTTCTACGCAAACGCGTTGTTTTTGTATAGAATAGTGGAGCTTCTGAAACATCAACTTTGTGCATATATGATGTGATATGATGCTAAACTCTGTCGATCTCATTTCGTCCAGCCCTGGAAGACTACGTTATCTTCAAGCTAGACGTCGAGGGAGCTGAGTACGAAATCCTGGAGAAGATGGTCAAAGAAGGGACCTTCCGATGGGTTGACAAGTGCGTGCATTGTTCCTTCTATATACCGCTTCCATTTTGGAATGCCCTGCGTTGTGGATACaatggaagccagttaattgcacaccggataacCTCAcgcttcggtcaattgcacggaatcccaattCCCAaacccattcactccattgttagtgacttcacATTTCTGCAGATGTCGGATAATTGAAAGAAATATGCTGAAAATgggctgtgcaattaaatggtTTCTACTGTACAGTATTATTCAATAAACTAAAAGGATATAGTGTCAAAGTAAGTGTCACTGCTATCAGTACAATCAGTAGGCTTCAGCACAACATGTTTGGTCGTTTTGGTAAtttattgtcatgttgaccatcgccaaagaagaaaaaaattcttgtttattttctgaaatcaggcgaaaattaatgagcacgctgatgtcatccatagactTTACTTGCTATAGACCTAGGGTATAAAACCTTTTCAACTACATCTCCCCAGTGTCACCGATGAAAGGTAGTAGATACgacctgaaacgtctgaacgttttcccaaatcatatccagttgcttgagtaactgcattttggaGAAACACTGGTATTGAAATATAGCGTAAAGCAACCTTGTCAACTGCAGAGCTATTTTGATGCACAGTTAGTAATTCAAATTAGAGGGGCAAAACTACCACTGAAGATTGCCTTGCCTACCTATACTATAGTATAATACAACGGTGCCAGgctagcctcgttttggtgcaatgaccccGGATGTCCCcagaaaatccaaaatggccgccgtaaGCATATTGAAGTTTATGCTATTTATAAAGTTGTCAAAACATGATATCCCTCGTGACATTTCCAACACTTCTCCAAACATTTCAGGTTTTATGGCGAGTTCCACGACTCGTTTCCTATACCAGGCTGGTCAgtccaaagaaaacaacaactcaGGAGTACTTTGAATTCCCAAGGCATCAAGATGTTGGATTGGGCAGGAGAGTACAAAAAGTATCAAGACATGGAAGAACTTCACAAGGTTGAGGTAAGTACAGCGGGGATGCAAGCTCTCAATTTCTGTTGATAGTTTTGTTTTGCCAGTTTTATGTCTATTATGACATTCTTAGATTTAGATTTACAGAATATGCAATAGATGGCAAACCCAGCCAGCTTATTAGCAtatattgggtgccaacacatatTCCACTGTCGATTCGAAAGAGCACTTGCACTGATGCAACTCATTCTTATATCATTAATTTTGAGAGAAGACCAGACAAAGACATGTTCTTAAGACATGCGTCTGGGCTTGATATAGAAAAGGATGGCTTTTCAACCGATAACACACGCCTCCCTTTAGATATACCGGAATTTGACATACTTGacacacgttttcagaaatttctACTTGGTGTTCATTCAAAATCATCTAATGACGGCGTGCGAGGAGAGTTAGGAACTTTTCCTATTATAATACCTGCtagaattcagctcattaaatactggcaccgtttggtaaacttacctgaggactctctgcttcgcgatgcatacaacactgtacttactgataatcaagactggattaatcatgttaaggacattctctgttaccatggctttggacacatatggatgaaacctgaggcttataatatagattatattgtcaaccaactacgcctccggctacaagatacatatatacaaaagtggtttaattctattgaaaacaattcaaagctgtcttttcttagcaagtcaaaagaatgttatgaacaagaaacatacctttatgatataaataattttgaaattcgaaaagcgattactcagttaagaatcagcagccataaattgaatattgaaacaggtagatattacaatgtagcccctgaccaaaggtt comes from Branchiostoma floridae strain S238N-H82 chromosome 2, Bfl_VNyyK, whole genome shotgun sequence and encodes:
- the LOC118410064 gene encoding uncharacterized protein LOC118410064, with the translated sequence MLGNGNTTSKVVFVAFGLILGYSLSLLQNFNTTVNILPTASHDVPLRSSLDDSFRSPVLYRPPQIPQGKEQTLQEKDGPRKILLDCGANVASTVQLFRETYPDGRNYIIHSFELDVRLAPYFASYSNHVLHCPVAVAGEDGNITAYAESAWKPDKGAVAGKDMQWGGGAIYASESEKQGEIHGRRFGVKNVIPMVDLSTWIQENTALEDYVIFKLDVEGAEYEILEKMVKEGTFRWVDKFYGEFHDSFPIPGWSVQRKQQLRSTLNSQGIKMLDWAGEYKKYQDMEELHKVEIPEGTPGAAGVVYSNCATGGPARLALTVQLGMGRKAAHKLVETIRAHPSNMPVTLFVYGDFVQDFPDLVMKWAVRFTIGIRENAPFPADHWVLQNADVMRMSLVSAVQRMREVGIRPAYYYPDGLSDRVKDTAKNRGLRIIQPTTKFPPNLGKLEL